A portion of the Actomonas aquatica genome contains these proteins:
- a CDS encoding Gfo/Idh/MocA family protein has translation MNRRTFVSHLAVAGAATAASSRLYGESSVKRPTLGIIGCGWYGGVNYNVFTRCGDFLVTGLADVNTKNLQKTLTQVAEHQKEVPQTYADYRQMLAENAPDIVIIATPDHWHALPTIDAIKAGCDVFLDKPIGVDVIEGEAMVAAARKYDRVVQINTQRRSNPLYQEARDAYMRSGRLGQIALVEAYSYLSIEGYSTGPRPVVPVPDHLDYEAYAGPAEKQPYREIIENRGWRSFMAYGNGVIGNVGVHTLDKVRFLLDLRWPDYVQSTGGIYVNKDSFSDVYDTQHSTFHYPDLDVSWEHRLWGGSPIPQRHWSDQWGARFLGEHGTLNLTMYDYTFTPADGGPVEGRHMMSKSGDLENIDFGNAGVFQVAEDNHVKDFLAARETRSRPIADIEEGHISSSMCELANLSVALGRPIAYDPTTRTVPGDPEATARLARPYRPPYVHPDPENV, from the coding sequence ATGAACCGACGCACCTTTGTTTCCCATCTCGCCGTTGCCGGCGCCGCCACCGCCGCCTCCTCCCGTCTCTACGGCGAATCCTCCGTCAAACGTCCCACCCTCGGCATCATCGGCTGCGGCTGGTATGGCGGCGTGAACTACAACGTCTTCACCCGCTGCGGAGACTTCCTCGTCACCGGCCTGGCCGACGTGAACACCAAGAATCTGCAGAAAACCCTCACGCAGGTGGCCGAGCATCAAAAGGAGGTGCCGCAAACCTATGCCGACTACCGGCAGATGTTGGCCGAGAACGCACCCGACATCGTCATCATTGCCACGCCCGATCATTGGCACGCCCTGCCGACGATCGACGCCATCAAAGCCGGTTGTGATGTCTTCCTCGATAAACCCATCGGCGTCGACGTGATCGAGGGCGAGGCCATGGTCGCCGCCGCCCGCAAATATGATCGGGTCGTGCAGATCAACACCCAGCGGCGCAGCAACCCGTTGTATCAGGAAGCTCGTGACGCCTACATGCGCAGCGGTCGTCTCGGGCAGATCGCGCTCGTCGAGGCCTACAGTTACTTGAGCATCGAGGGCTACTCCACCGGACCTCGTCCGGTCGTGCCGGTGCCCGACCACCTCGACTACGAAGCCTACGCCGGGCCGGCCGAAAAGCAGCCCTACCGGGAGATCATTGAGAACCGTGGTTGGCGCTCCTTCATGGCCTACGGCAACGGCGTCATCGGTAACGTGGGGGTGCACACGCTCGACAAGGTGCGTTTCCTGCTCGATCTGCGCTGGCCGGACTACGTGCAGTCCACCGGAGGCATCTACGTCAACAAGGACTCGTTCTCCGACGTCTACGATACGCAGCACAGCACCTTCCATTACCCGGATCTCGACGTGAGTTGGGAACACCGCCTGTGGGGCGGCTCCCCGATTCCGCAGCGCCATTGGAGCGACCAGTGGGGAGCCCGCTTCCTCGGCGAACACGGCACGCTCAACCTGACCATGTATGACTACACCTTCACCCCGGCCGACGGCGGACCGGTCGAAGGGCGTCACATGATGTCGAAGAGCGGTGACCTCGAGAACATCGACTTCGGCAACGCCGGCGTCTTCCAAGTCGCCGAGGACAACCACGTAAAGGACTTCCTCGCCGCGCGCGAAACCCGCAGCCGGCCGATCGCCGACATCGAGGAAGGTCACATCTCGAGTTCCATGTGTGAGCTCGCCAACCTGTCCGTCGCCCTCGGCCGCCCCATCGCCTACGACCCGACGACGCGCACCGTCCCCGGCGACCCCGAGGCCACCGCCCGCCTCGCCCGCCCCTACCGCCCCCCCTACGTCCACCCGGATCCGGAGAACGTGTGA
- a CDS encoding SIR2 family NAD-dependent protein deacylase produces MKIVVLTGAGISAPSGVRTFRDAGGLWENHRMEDIATPEAWHRDPDLVLRFYNDRRAQLAQVEPNAAHRTLAAWDRDHDVTVITQNVDNLHERAGSHHIVHLHGELTKARSTRYPADVIDIGYAPIARGDVCSRGAQLRPYIVWFGEAVPALEEAAAIMETAELVVVIGTSLQVYPAASLTQFAPPAAACYLVDPRPQNVPLGYEVVTESAERGVPHLADLLGLPQSE; encoded by the coding sequence ATGAAGATCGTCGTTTTGACCGGAGCCGGCATCAGTGCTCCCAGCGGAGTGCGGACGTTTCGCGACGCCGGAGGTTTGTGGGAAAATCATCGGATGGAGGACATCGCCACGCCTGAGGCCTGGCACCGCGATCCGGATCTGGTGCTGCGATTCTACAACGACCGCCGGGCCCAGCTCGCCCAGGTGGAGCCGAACGCCGCCCACCGCACCTTGGCCGCTTGGGACCGAGACCACGACGTCACCGTGATCACCCAAAACGTCGATAATCTGCACGAGCGGGCCGGCTCGCACCACATTGTCCATCTTCACGGTGAGCTCACCAAAGCCCGTAGCACCCGCTATCCGGCGGACGTGATCGACATCGGCTACGCACCGATCGCGCGGGGCGATGTTTGCTCGCGCGGGGCGCAGTTGCGGCCATACATTGTGTGGTTTGGGGAGGCGGTGCCGGCCCTCGAGGAAGCGGCCGCGATCATGGAAACTGCGGAGCTGGTGGTGGTCATCGGCACCTCGCTGCAAGTCTATCCAGCGGCCAGCCTTACCCAATTTGCGCCCCCGGCGGCGGCCTGTTATTTGGTCGATCCGCGGCCCCAAAATGTGCCTCTCGGCTACGAGGTGGTGACAGAATCTGCGGAGCGGGGTGTGCCGCATCTGGCCGACCTTTTGGGACTCCCTCAGAGCGAATAA
- a CDS encoding amidohydrolase family protein encodes MNTRTEEHAMKTIVSKILLLAAVAGGALTTSAETIAVHADTLHTMAGEPIENAIVLVEDGKIVQVGPAAAMTLPAGIRTLEVAVVVPGLVDAHSVVGLSGILNQPHDQDMLDESAPLQADLRAIDAYNAKEEFVAFSRGLGVTTINTGHGPGTLVSGSTMVVKLHGRTADEDVILPQRMVTVSLGMDAIASDAAKGKAPGTRPKAIAMLRADLIKAQEYATKRALEDESKRPGRDLHLEALGRALSGEQPLLITAQRAVDILGALRVAAEFDLEIILDGCAEAHLVLDQIKASGFPVILHPTMARAAGELENLSMETAAKLQAAGIPFAIQSGYEAYAPKTRTVLFEAGLLVARGLSWDEAMASITRAPAEILGLADRVGTIEVGKDADLALFNGDPFEYTTHCVGTLIDGVAYAGEADHLQ; translated from the coding sequence TTGAACACACGCACTGAGGAACACGCCATGAAGACCATTGTATCAAAAATTCTGTTACTGGCGGCCGTGGCGGGCGGCGCGCTGACGACCTCGGCGGAGACCATCGCGGTGCACGCCGACACCCTGCACACCATGGCCGGCGAACCGATTGAGAACGCCATCGTGCTCGTCGAGGACGGCAAAATCGTCCAAGTCGGCCCGGCTGCGGCCATGACCCTGCCGGCTGGCATCCGCACGCTCGAGGTGGCGGTGGTGGTGCCGGGACTCGTCGACGCGCATTCGGTGGTGGGCCTGTCGGGTATTCTCAACCAACCGCACGATCAGGACATGCTCGATGAAAGTGCGCCGCTGCAGGCGGACCTGCGCGCGATCGATGCCTACAACGCCAAGGAGGAGTTTGTCGCGTTTTCGCGCGGACTGGGTGTGACCACGATCAACACCGGGCACGGTCCGGGCACCCTGGTGTCCGGTTCAACCATGGTGGTGAAGCTCCACGGTCGCACCGCCGACGAGGACGTGATCCTGCCGCAGCGCATGGTGACGGTGTCGTTGGGCATGGATGCGATCGCCAGTGATGCGGCCAAAGGCAAAGCGCCGGGCACCCGCCCCAAGGCGATCGCCATGCTGCGCGCCGATCTGATCAAAGCGCAGGAATACGCGACCAAGCGCGCGCTCGAGGACGAGTCCAAACGCCCCGGCCGCGATCTGCATCTCGAGGCTTTGGGCCGTGCACTGTCTGGTGAGCAGCCGCTGCTGATCACCGCGCAACGAGCGGTCGACATTCTCGGCGCGTTGCGCGTCGCGGCAGAGTTTGACCTCGAGATCATCCTCGATGGCTGCGCCGAGGCGCATCTGGTGCTCGATCAAATCAAGGCGTCCGGTTTCCCGGTAATCCTGCATCCCACGATGGCGCGGGCGGCGGGTGAGTTGGAGAACCTGAGCATGGAGACGGCGGCGAAGCTGCAGGCCGCGGGCATTCCGTTTGCGATCCAAAGTGGCTACGAAGCGTATGCGCCCAAAACGCGCACGGTATTGTTTGAAGCCGGGTTGCTGGTGGCGCGCGGGCTGAGCTGGGACGAAGCCATGGCGAGCATCACGCGCGCGCCGGCGGAGATCCTCGGTCTGGCCGACCGCGTGGGCACGATCGAAGTCGGCAAGGACGCGGACCTCGCGCTCTTCAACGGCGACCCCTTCGAATACACCACGCACTGCGTCGGCACCCTGATCGACGGCGTCGCCTACGCCGGCGAAGCGGATCATCTGCAATGA
- a CDS encoding amidohydrolase family protein, which translates to MLKPVTFVALVCSVATLFAQESPVAYTGARILPITGDPIETGVLVIQDGKILAVGAEGSVEIPADAQTIDVGGKVIMPGLVDSHSHIGGWPGFSADNSDAIQPSMRALDGIDARDATVQRAQAGGITTANLMPGSGHLISGQTIYAKLRDVGTVDEMLITLPNGRTAGGLKMANGTNSIRQDKLAKFPGSRAKSAALVREAYIAAQEYRDKLAAAGDDPEKKPARDLGMEILVEVLDGERVVQHHTHRHDDIITVLRLKQEFGFNVVLHHVSEGWKVADQIAAAGVPCSLIVLDSPGGKLEAADFAWRTGAALEKAGVMVGFHTDDYITDSRLFLRTGALAVRGGMTPEGALRGLTINNAKILGLDDRVGSLEAGKDADFLVLSGDPLSVYTVVEQTFVEGQRVFDRSDPEDHLFAVGGFGASSPVAPYLCCYSSQIDFEHTH; encoded by the coding sequence ATGCTCAAACCTGTTACATTCGTCGCACTGGTTTGTTCGGTGGCGACGCTCTTTGCGCAGGAATCGCCGGTGGCCTATACGGGGGCCCGGATTCTGCCCATCACGGGGGACCCCATTGAGACGGGCGTCCTGGTCATTCAAGACGGTAAAATTCTCGCGGTCGGCGCGGAGGGTTCGGTCGAGATTCCGGCCGATGCACAGACCATTGATGTCGGCGGCAAGGTCATTATGCCGGGGTTGGTCGATTCGCATTCCCACATCGGCGGTTGGCCGGGCTTTTCCGCCGACAACTCCGATGCCATCCAACCCAGCATGCGGGCCCTCGACGGCATCGACGCCCGCGACGCCACGGTGCAGCGCGCGCAAGCCGGCGGGATCACCACGGCCAATCTCATGCCGGGCTCCGGCCACCTCATCAGCGGCCAAACCATTTACGCCAAGCTGCGTGACGTGGGCACGGTCGACGAGATGCTCATTACGCTGCCGAACGGCCGCACCGCCGGTGGCCTGAAGATGGCCAATGGCACCAACTCGATCCGCCAGGACAAACTGGCCAAGTTCCCCGGTTCCCGCGCCAAGTCCGCCGCGCTCGTGCGCGAGGCCTACATCGCCGCGCAGGAGTATCGCGACAAACTCGCCGCCGCCGGTGACGACCCGGAGAAAAAACCGGCGCGTGATCTCGGTATGGAGATCCTCGTCGAAGTCCTCGACGGCGAGCGGGTGGTGCAACACCACACCCATCGCCACGATGACATCATCACGGTGCTGCGCCTGAAGCAGGAGTTCGGCTTCAATGTCGTGCTGCATCACGTTAGCGAGGGCTGGAAGGTGGCCGACCAAATTGCTGCCGCCGGTGTGCCGTGTTCGCTCATCGTGCTCGACAGTCCGGGCGGAAAACTGGAGGCAGCCGACTTCGCCTGGCGCACCGGCGCGGCGCTCGAAAAGGCGGGCGTGATGGTCGGCTTTCATACCGACGACTACATCACCGATTCACGCCTTTTCCTGCGCACCGGCGCGTTGGCCGTGCGCGGCGGCATGACCCCCGAGGGCGCCCTGCGCGGCCTCACCATCAACAACGCCAAGATCCTCGGGCTCGATGATCGCGTCGGTTCGCTCGAGGCCGGCAAAGACGCCGATTTCCTCGTGCTCTCCGGCGACCCGCTGAGCGTTTACACGGTGGTCGAACAAACCTTCGTCGAAGGCCAACGCGTCTTCGATCGCAGTGATCCGGAGGATCATTTGTTTGCCGTGGGCGGATTCGGCGCGAGCTCGCCGGTCGCTCCCTACCTGTGCTGCTACTCCAGCCAGATCGACTTTGAACACACGCACTGA
- a CDS encoding P-II family nitrogen regulator, producing MKLIKAIIKPFKLEEVRQALHEMDVQGMTVYETKGFGRQKGHTEVYRGSEYVIDFLPKTTVELVVPDELVAKALEVITRHARTGKIGDGKVFIMDVESAVRIRTGEVGDDAV from the coding sequence ATGAAACTGATCAAAGCCATCATCAAACCCTTCAAATTGGAAGAGGTCCGCCAGGCTCTCCACGAAATGGACGTGCAAGGCATGACCGTCTACGAAACCAAGGGCTTCGGTCGCCAGAAGGGGCACACTGAAGTCTACCGCGGCAGCGAATACGTGATCGATTTCCTGCCCAAGACCACGGTGGAGCTGGTCGTTCCCGACGAGTTGGTCGCCAAGGCGTTGGAAGTCATCACACGCCACGCCCGGACCGGCAAGATCGGTGACGGCAAGGTCTTCATCATGGACGTCGAAAGCGCCGTGCGCATCCGCACCGGCGAAGTGGGCGACGACGCCGTCTAA
- a CDS encoding succinate dehydrogenase cytochrome b subunit, whose translation MNLFRNLFTSSIGRKILMAVTGLVLVGFVTGHLVGNLQIFLKPDHINGYAHFLQGLGPALWGVRLFLLACVGIHIWAAVALTLESKSARGPEKYGVHRWLRASVASRYMRMTGVVVLAFLIYHILHFTVGLAGADTFKSSLPHWTMQHDVREFGMPLADAGDVVHDVYSMIFLGFANPLVSLFYIVAVGLLAMHMWHGIDSVFQTFGLRNNSWNGCLRRIVAIYCIVYFLGNLLIPGTILAGIAKPAEDTLAHQVLVEGASLEDAAATAAPSTH comes from the coding sequence ATGAACCTGTTCCGCAACTTGTTCACGTCCTCCATCGGGCGTAAAATCCTGATGGCCGTAACTGGTTTGGTCTTGGTCGGTTTTGTAACCGGCCACTTGGTGGGCAACCTCCAGATCTTTCTGAAGCCCGACCATATCAACGGCTATGCGCATTTCCTTCAGGGCCTCGGACCTGCCTTATGGGGCGTTCGACTCTTTCTACTGGCCTGTGTGGGTATCCACATCTGGGCCGCGGTGGCGCTCACCTTGGAAAGCAAATCCGCCCGCGGGCCCGAAAAATACGGCGTGCACCGCTGGTTGCGGGCTTCGGTCGCCTCTCGCTACATGCGCATGACCGGCGTGGTCGTGTTGGCCTTCCTCATCTACCACATCCTCCACTTCACGGTGGGTCTGGCCGGAGCTGACACCTTCAAGTCGAGTCTGCCGCACTGGACCATGCAGCACGACGTGCGTGAGTTCGGTATGCCGCTGGCCGATGCCGGCGATGTGGTGCACGACGTCTACTCGATGATCTTCCTCGGGTTCGCCAACCCGCTGGTCTCGCTCTTCTACATCGTCGCGGTCGGTCTGCTCGCGATGCACATGTGGCATGGCATCGATTCGGTCTTCCAGACCTTCGGCCTCCGCAACAACTCTTGGAACGGCTGTCTGCGCCGCATCGTGGCGATCTACTGCATCGTCTACTTCCTCGGCAACCTGCTGATCCCCGGCACGATTCTGGCCGGCATCGCCAAGCCCGCCGAAGACACCCTCGCGCACCAAGTCCTGGTCGAGGGCGCCTCTCTCGAGGACGCCGCCGCCACCGCTGCTCCCTCAACCCACTAA
- a CDS encoding P-II family nitrogen regulator, with protein sequence MKLIKAVIKPFKVEAVREALEATDAQGMTVSDVRGMGRQMGHFEIYRGSEYVVGFLPKSMCEIVLPGDDMESIIRLICDCASTGRIGDGKVFVIPVEQAVRIRTGETSHDAL encoded by the coding sequence ATGAAACTCATCAAAGCCGTCATCAAGCCGTTCAAAGTCGAAGCCGTGCGGGAAGCGTTGGAGGCGACGGACGCGCAGGGCATGACGGTGAGCGATGTGCGCGGCATGGGACGACAAATGGGGCACTTCGAGATCTACCGCGGCAGCGAATACGTGGTCGGCTTCCTGCCCAAATCCATGTGCGAAATCGTGCTGCCGGGGGATGATATGGAATCGATCATTCGGCTGATCTGCGACTGCGCTTCCACCGGCCGCATTGGCGATGGCAAGGTGTTCGTCATCCCGGTCGAGCAAGCCGTCCGCATCCGCACGGGCGAAACTAGCCACGACGCGTTGTAG
- a CDS encoding succinate dehydrogenase/fumarate reductase iron-sulfur subunit, giving the protein MSVTLRVWRQSGPNSEGKFVDYKATDLNPNMSFLEMLDVVNDDLERKGEEPIAFAHDCREGICGTCSLVIDGKPHGPHEGIASCQTYVRSFKDGDVIVVEPYRAKPFPVQKDLITDRAAFDAIQQAGGFISVRTGAACDANATPIPKENADLAMDAAACIGCGACVAACKNASAMLFVGAKVSQFSLLPQGQPERDKRVLAMVAKMDELGFGNCTNQYECSAACPKMISPDFIARMNRDYLAASFRQSLTPKSSV; this is encoded by the coding sequence ATCTCCGTCACCCTCCGCGTGTGGCGGCAATCCGGGCCCAACTCCGAGGGCAAGTTCGTCGATTACAAGGCGACCGACCTCAACCCGAACATGTCCTTCCTCGAAATGCTCGACGTCGTGAACGACGACCTCGAGCGCAAGGGGGAGGAGCCCATCGCCTTCGCTCATGATTGCCGCGAGGGCATCTGCGGCACCTGTTCGCTCGTCATCGACGGCAAGCCGCACGGTCCGCACGAAGGCATCGCCTCCTGCCAGACCTACGTGCGCAGCTTCAAGGACGGCGACGTCATCGTCGTTGAACCCTACCGCGCCAAACCCTTCCCGGTGCAGAAGGACCTCATCACCGACCGTGCCGCCTTCGACGCCATCCAGCAGGCTGGCGGCTTCATCAGCGTGCGCACCGGCGCCGCCTGTGACGCCAACGCCACGCCGATCCCGAAGGAAAACGCCGACCTCGCCATGGACGCCGCCGCGTGCATCGGTTGCGGCGCCTGTGTGGCGGCCTGTAAGAACGCCTCGGCCATGCTCTTCGTGGGCGCCAAGGTCTCGCAGTTCTCGCTCCTCCCGCAGGGCCAACCCGAGCGCGACAAACGCGTGCTCGCGATGGTGGCCAAGATGGACGAACTCGGCTTCGGCAACTGCACCAACCAATACGAGTGCTCCGCCGCCTGCCCGAAGATGATCAGCCCGGACTTCATCGCCCGTATGAACCGCGATTACCTCGCGGCCAGTTTCCGCCAGTCGCTCACCCCCAAGAGCTCGGTGTAA
- a CDS encoding fumarate reductase/succinate dehydrogenase flavoprotein subunit codes for MAQLNSAIPPGPLADKWNNYKANQKLVNPANKRKYKVLVVGAGLAGGSAAATMAELGYQVECFVFHDSPRRAHSIAAQGGINAAKNYQNDGDSIYRLFYDTVKGGDYRSREANVHRLAEVSLNIIDQCVAQGVPFAREYGGLLANRSFGGAQVSRTFYARGQTGQQLLLGAYSALSKMIGAGGVKMHNNAEVLDIVLVDGQAKGIIVRNLITGAITRHAGDAVVLATGGYGNVFNLSTYARNSNGTAAWRAYKKGACFANPCFTQIHPTCIPVSGDYQSKLTLMSESLRNDGRIWVPKKAEDCGKDPNTIPEQDRDYYLERIYPSFGNLAPRDVSSRAAKRMCDEGRGVGPTKLGVYLDFGDAINRLGADTVRARYGNLFDIYKEITDESAYETPMRIFPAVHYTMGGLWVDYNLMSNIPGLFVLGEANFSDHGANRLGASALMQGLADGYFVAPYTVANYLATQKPGSGPKGDEKEFHDAAKSVDDMTKRLLSINGKETVAHFHKRLGKIMWDHCGMARTKEGLAEALKLIPELREEFWQNVKVTGTEDTLNQSLEKAGRLADFLELGELMCRDALTREESCGGHFREEYQYPDGECLRDDEKFAHVAAWEYQGEGNTPKRNVEDLNYETVKMSVRSYK; via the coding sequence ATGGCCCAACTCAACTCTGCCATCCCTCCCGGCCCGCTGGCCGACAAGTGGAATAACTACAAGGCCAACCAAAAGTTGGTCAATCCGGCCAACAAGCGGAAATACAAGGTGCTTGTGGTCGGTGCCGGTCTCGCCGGTGGCTCCGCCGCCGCGACCATGGCCGAACTCGGCTACCAAGTGGAGTGCTTCGTCTTCCACGACAGCCCCCGTCGCGCTCACTCCATCGCCGCCCAGGGTGGTATCAACGCCGCCAAGAACTACCAGAACGACGGCGACAGCATCTACCGCCTCTTCTACGACACGGTGAAGGGGGGCGACTACCGCTCCCGCGAAGCCAACGTGCATCGCCTCGCCGAGGTCTCCCTCAACATCATCGACCAATGCGTCGCGCAGGGCGTGCCCTTCGCCCGCGAATACGGCGGCCTCCTCGCCAATCGCTCCTTCGGTGGCGCGCAGGTTTCCCGCACCTTCTACGCTCGCGGCCAGACCGGCCAACAGCTCCTCCTCGGTGCCTACTCCGCGCTCTCCAAAATGATCGGTGCCGGCGGCGTGAAGATGCACAACAACGCCGAGGTGCTCGATATCGTCCTCGTCGACGGTCAGGCCAAGGGCATCATCGTCCGCAACCTCATCACCGGTGCCATCACCCGTCACGCCGGTGACGCTGTGGTGCTCGCCACCGGCGGTTACGGCAACGTCTTCAACCTCTCGACCTACGCCCGCAACTCCAACGGCACCGCCGCCTGGCGCGCCTACAAGAAGGGCGCCTGCTTCGCCAACCCCTGCTTCACGCAGATTCACCCGACCTGCATTCCGGTCTCCGGCGACTACCAGTCCAAGCTCACGCTCATGTCCGAGTCGCTGCGCAACGACGGTCGCATCTGGGTGCCGAAGAAGGCCGAGGACTGCGGCAAGGATCCCAACACGATCCCCGAGCAGGACCGCGACTACTACCTCGAGCGCATCTACCCGTCCTTCGGCAACCTCGCGCCGCGCGACGTGTCCTCCCGCGCCGCCAAGCGCATGTGCGACGAAGGTCGCGGCGTTGGTCCGACTAAGCTCGGTGTGTATTTGGACTTTGGTGACGCCATCAACCGCCTCGGCGCCGACACCGTGCGCGCCCGCTACGGTAACCTCTTCGACATCTACAAAGAGATCACCGACGAGTCGGCCTACGAGACGCCGATGCGCATCTTCCCCGCGGTGCACTACACCATGGGCGGCCTCTGGGTGGACTATAACCTCATGTCCAACATCCCTGGCCTCTTCGTCCTGGGTGAAGCCAACTTCTCCGACCACGGCGCCAACCGCCTCGGCGCCTCGGCTCTCATGCAGGGTCTGGCCGACGGTTACTTCGTCGCCCCCTACACGGTCGCCAACTACCTCGCCACCCAGAAGCCCGGCTCGGGTCCGAAGGGCGACGAGAAGGAGTTCCACGACGCCGCCAAGTCGGTCGACGACATGACCAAACGCCTCCTCTCCATCAACGGTAAGGAGACCGTCGCTCACTTCCACAAGCGCCTCGGCAAGATCATGTGGGATCACTGCGGCATGGCGCGCACCAAGGAAGGCCTCGCCGAAGCCCTCAAACTCATCCCCGAGTTGCGCGAGGAATTCTGGCAGAACGTCAAGGTCACCGGCACCGAGGACACGCTCAATCAGTCCCTCGAAAAGGCCGGCCGCCTGGCCGACTTCCTCGAACTCGGCGAGCTCATGTGCCGCGACGCGCTCACCCGCGAGGAGAGCTGCGGCGGTCACTTCCGCGAGGAATACCAATACCCGGACGGCGAATGTCTGCGCGACGACGAGAAGTTTGCGCACGTCGCGGCCTGGGAATACCAGGGCGAGGGCAACACGCCCAAGCGCAACGTCGAAGATCTCAACTACGAGACGGTCAAGATGAGCGTCCGTAGCTACAAGTAA